The following DNA comes from Camelina sativa cultivar DH55 chromosome 14, Cs, whole genome shotgun sequence.
AAAACGTAGAACCGATCACAATCTACTGATCACTCAATCTGAACTCACAAAAATTGGAGCTGAGCTTCATTATACTCAAAGAGGAGGAGACATCACATTCCATGGCCCTCATCAAGCCATCTTATACCCCATCATTTCTTTACGCAGCATTGGTTTTGGTGCTAGGAACTATGTGGAGACATTGGAGCGGTCAATGATCGAATTTGCTTCCATGTATGGTGTGAAAGCTCGTGCAGGAAACAAATGTGAGACTGGGGTTTGGGTCGGGGATAGAAAGATTGGTGCTATTGGGGTTAGGATATCTTCTGGAATCACTTGTCATGGTTTGGCCTTTAACATTGATCCTGACTTGAAGTACTTTGAGCACATTGTGCCTTGTGGGATTGCTGATAAGGAGGTTACATCTTTGAGAAGAGAGACGGATGCTCTGCTTCCCTCGGAAGAAGTGATTCATAAGCAGTTGATTACTTGTTTGGCCAAAGCCTTTTCTTATGATGATGTTGTGTGGAAGGAAGATCCCTCGGTCATTTTGGACACCAAAGATGTCTAATAATCCGGTTTGATTCTCTTCGTTTGTCTCCCAAAAGTAATATCATCTTACTGGATCAAGCAACCCTATAAATTCTAATCTAGTCAAGTTTTATATTCATTGATTTTAttggagaaaagaaaacttatttATTGAATCTGATAACCTATACATATATCATCTTTCATAACATCATATAAAATTTACTACTTCCAAGGAAAACATTTAGGCCCTTTTTTATCGAGCCTGCATGGACCATCAGGTTTTATATCCCATTTACATTGATCTTTACATATATCTTGATCTCTCTGAGCATCAAATATATCAAACTCTTTGGATTCACTGCCCCACTGAAAACTGCAAAAGAACAATGttgatttccaaaaatttggttGGAACTTGAACTCGTAAAATTGGTTGAAAGGCACTACGTGAGATCCTAGATCGTTTTGCTTGGATTTGCAATGGACGGTAAGAGGTGGACCGCCAATCAAGTTTGTCATCGTGACGTGCGTATCGCGCCAGAACGGTGGAATCTTGCCATGACccgaaccaaacaaaagaaacacgaacaagaaaacaatattaactTTTTGCTGATCTCccattttgatatatttcagATTGCTTTTTTTCAGACTGCTCTTGGAGTTGATTTTATAGTATTTTCAGTGCCTCGATCCTTGTAGTTTGTAGTAGTAACGCCAATTGACTATTGACCTATCAAAAATAAATGCCAAGGACTTCATTAAATACCATTTGACCAGCAATTGCAAATCAGTAAAATAAGCATTTAGTATGGTTCGaccccaattaaaaaaaaaacaaaaaaaaatttggatcttAATGGATTGTGGTCGTCCAAAGACATGATCAAAACAAGtacattgcattttttttttgttcaaaaatttATATGGTAATCCGTTCGTATCTAGCTATATGTCAAGTTTCTCTTGTGAAAGTGTAATAGAGAGAAGTGCTTGTTCTGTATCTTGGAGAACAATTTTAATCCCAAGATCTGTTAGCAT
Coding sequences within:
- the LOC104738989 gene encoding octanoyltransferase, with translation MRSPRTLEVWRLGTVNYLKSLKIQDKLVSERKAHQIPDTLLSLQHPPTYTLGKRRTDHNLLITQSELTKIGAELHYTQRGGDITFHGPHQAILYPIISLRSIGFGARNYVETLERSMIEFASMYGVKARAGNKCETGVWVGDRKIGAIGVRISSGITCHGLAFNIDPDLKYFEHIVPCGIADKEVTSLRRETDALLPSEEVIHKQLITCLAKAFSYDDVVWKEDPSVILDTKDV
- the LOC104738988 gene encoding uncharacterized protein LOC104738988 — encoded protein: MGDQQKVNIVFLFVFLLFGSGHGKIPPFWRDTHVTMTNLIGGPPLTVHCKSKQNDLGSHVVPFNQFYEFKFQPNFWKSTLFFCSFQWGSESKEFDIFDAQRDQDICKDQCKWDIKPDGPCRLDKKGPKCFPWK